gttttcaGGTCTCGTGGATTTGGCTTTATCACATACAAGGAAGCAGAGTCAATTGATCATGCTCAGGGAAACAGACCACATAAAGTTGACAACCGTGAAGTAGATACAAAGAGAGCCATGCCTAGAGAGGTAACAGCcctaaaaagaacaaattttaaTGGCTTGTTTGGGTAGAATAGTTGTGTAAATTATTGTGCATTGAAGGAAGTGCATGTTTTCTTATGAGTTGCTATAATTTGTTAATGCTAATGCAACATGTCCAACAGGAATCTGGTCGACCTGAATTGCAGCAGtctgtgaagaaaatgtttgttggaGGAGTCAAAGACGACACAACTGAAGACATGGTGCGGGAGACATTTGCTCCATTTGGGGAGATAACATCCATAGATCTCATCAAAGATAAAAGCACTGGAAAGACGCGAGGGTTTTGCTTCGTCACATTTGAAGACCATGACAGTGTGGACAAGTGTGTCTGTAAGTGTTTTCATTTCACTTAAATTAGCCATTATTTGTATTTAAGTGTATTTGAATGTGAATTTGTTAAAACCCAATATTGGTCTGAGGCAAGTGTTAATGCATACCTGTATGCTTGCAGTAAAAAAACGTCATGAATTGAACGGCCGCAGTGTGGAAGTAAAGAAAGCCCTGTCCAAGAATGACATGACGTTAGGTAAGCCCATGTTTCAGCGAACATGTGAATGCTAGATCCTGCTTAACTGTTTTAACATCATTTCTAGAAATTTTAAACACTTATTTTCATTGCATGACCTTTTCTAAATAGAAGTTGCAATACTAATGTAGGGGATGAAACTTTTGCTAGTAAAGGCGTGATGGGAGTTGTCCTTTGAAACTACGGTTTCAGTAATCCGATGATTTCAAATCAGAAGCTGAAAACTGGCTTATTTGCAGAAGTTTCATTGTCTTTCTACAGAGCTTGAAAAATTGAATACTGCCCATGCTCTGTTTTTCCACAAATTATAGAgaattttcgccgtaaggccttataagtccttatatttgccatgcagTCCTCACACATGTCCTTACATTTTCCTTATGACCCTGACAAGTCCttatatcaataaaatattaccacagttttgttgtttttcatgcctcttataaatccacaaatttatttttcggagtcgactttggcgcaaaaagACGATTATTCACCTTGCCACCATTTTAATCACACGTCTGCCAGGTCTCGTTCACAACGAGAACTTACATTTCGCAATATTTTAGTCTTGACggatgaccacatttctttgtcttcttgattcGAAAAATGCCGGAgaagtgttcttttcaggagaactggctataggaagaaaaatataaagatttgttgataaaagactctaaaataaacattgtgcacAACGTGCTGCCTGCAGAATATCTTTCATCGGtgggcgaaagtgttttgaagaagcacatgCTTACTGATAGACACAAAAAGcgcatgaaagtatttctggaagacACATTTGTGTTACAGATTACTTTTGTAATCAAGAACCTCCCCAGATTATTTATTgctagaatagtaatacatgtatttcagaacagagagaagaccaaagattcataatACCTCTTTCCCACCGTACATGAGAAAAATTTTAGCATTGATGACTATCTCTTAGTGCCTCACAAATACATGAACGGTCCCTTGAAACCTTGCAAGATGTGAAGGTGATATATGATCTATTAATAAAATCTAAATTTTAAGGTTCTAGCTATTGacttaagttttatttttcttaatatagGTGGCGGTGGAGGCAGTTCTGGTGGAGGTGGTTCCCGTGGAGGCAGAGGAGGTGCAAGAGGTGGCGGTCGAGGTAAATGTTGATATGGATAACAGATATTAGACATAAATCTTTAAGGGCGTTAATCGGAGCTGGTGCGCACTGCCATTGAATTGGAGTGATATTGTCTGCTGCTGCTTATCAGTGTAGGGTTCCATTCAGAAGATTTACCCACCGTTACCTTACCCTAATCATGGAATTTATTGTAGTTTCCCCCAAAAGACCCACGCTTTGTCAGACACCAGTAGTTTTTGATACCTGTGATGGCATTGGTCATCCAGGATATAACAAATACACTGCCAAAACTAGGTATGTGTATTATGGGTACTGTGTTGAAGCTTATATTTACACGTGCAGAGTGGACCCACATTCACTTAGGCCCATTTCCTTTTGGTTTGTAGGTGGTCGTAATGATTATGGGGGCTATGGAGGAGGAGGTGGCAGCTATGGTGGTGGCAGCGATGGCTATGGTGGTAAGGATCACATAGCTATTGTAGTCTATGCAGAGTGTTGTGAGCTGCAGAATTCTGTCAAGGCTTGGGGCTGGATTCCTTTGGGAAAGTTATTTTCCATTACGTTTGCAGATTAAAACTTTTAGTTGACCACCTGGTTGGTAGagctctctttttttaaaaagtcttagAGATATGAGGCTGCACAAAAGTACATGGCCAGTTGCcttgtatttgcatgtgtaaTAATACAGAGTCTAAGGGGGGTGAAAGTAGTGTTCACTATTAGAAAAAAGCCCGAATAGAGGTTGCTTCAAATTTGTTACATCAGCTGTAGTTAATGCACAGCTCTTAAGGGAAGGTTCCCTCCCTCAGAATCTTCTGTTGTCCTTAGGTTGTTGTTCTGTGATGATCTTGCACGATTTTTTTGACTGTTGTGATCTGTGATGGCATTTAAGGTTAAATGCTTAAAAACTTTATggtgaaacaaaaacattaccATAAATTTGTCATGTGGGTTTGTGCTGTAATTTCTGGTACAATTGTGGGGGAAAGTGTCATTCAAGTTGAGCATTGGGAAACCATGTCTTTTACATTTCTCAGTCTTAAAGTGCTTTCTTTGTGTTCAGACCACAAGATCAGTGTAGTCTGTGTTGTgataaatgtacatatttttgaTGGCTCACTAGATTGGTTTGTAAAAGCCTATTTTCAATTGCAGGTGGTGGCTACGGTGGTGGTGGCGGCTATGGAAATCAAGGCAACTATGGAGGTGGCTATGGAGATTATGGAGGTGGTTACAATAACCAGGGGGGTGGGTATTCAGGGCGTTCATGCTGTACATTGTTGATCCTTATTTCATGAGTAATGGTGCTTGGTAGGAAGAGTTAACTTAGCAGTCTGAAATGATAAATCTTGaggtcatttatttattcagttcaCAAAATTTTTTGATTTTACCTTCTGGCTCAGattctctgtttattttatttatctatttagaAAAGGGCAGTTTTTTTCATGGAAGGTTTGTTTAGACCTAGGAGATCACAATCCATTCATTTTACAGTCATATTTatgcattaatttatttattctgtcattGCAGGTGGCTGGAACAGCAACTTTGGCTCCAACTATGGTGACAGTTATGGTGGTGGTGCAATGAGAAGTGGTGGATACGGAGCACGAGGCCAGGGACCCTATGGCAGtaagtatttttatgtgatttgTTTCAGGATGGCTTCATATATTCATCATACATAGATCGTCTTTCCAATACTGTAGGTTATCAGATCatagttgtttgtttgaattTGAGAGTTTGGAAATCTTCAATCTATTGTTTCAGCTGGCTATGGTAGCGGTGGaagtggaggtggtggaggctatggtggtggtggctacAACAGGCGttaaattcaatttaaaaaaaaaaacagtgctgTTGAGTGACATTTGGTAAGTAGTTTTATAATAGGATGCCACCAGGAGCTACACCGAACAGTTAGGGCAGTTTTGTCAGGTTGAATGCTGATTCACACAAGTAATTTGGTTAGATCCTGATGAGTTACGTCAGCTGAAGTAGTTAGATTGGGTTTTCCTTCTGCCGTAGTCATGCAAAAGGTGTCAAAATGCTTTAAGTAGGGTGGGTACATTTGGAGCGGTAATTGATAGTTGGCCTGATAATGTTCTTATAAATGTCATGAATACTTGGTAATAATGTGGTTCATGTATTGGTTGTCTTTCATTGTATCTAGGTAGGCTCAAATGAGTAAGAAGTACCTCGTGAAGATCATACAGGCAAGCAGGGAGGAAAACAGGCAGGCTTATGTAGCCTCAGGCCTAAGCTATAGCGAGAACGACAGCTGGCTGCCCAAGGCACCACTACTTCATTGAGCTGTAGGCAGGCAGGCCTAAGTGTAAAAGCCAGGCAGCATATGAGCTTAGTAAGCTACGACTGATTTCCTCCCAGGATATCCAGCAGGCCAATGTGGGTTGTGCCCATGAACTTTTGTGTATGAACAGTGAACTGCACTTGCTAGAGGATACCCTTACTTTGCCTACAGCAGCAGATATCAGGTCACCAGCAGCCGTGCAAATTCCTCGTATTTTTAGGAGTTCGCTCTGACATTCGTATGATCAGCTCGTTGTGACTTTTTGTTGAGTAGCTAATTGTCAACCTCACCCCTGCGCCACATTTATTATCATATTCCTTTCTTTTACTGCCATTTGTCATCTCGGTTTTAAGACGCCAAGGATTTGTATTTTAGTGCTTATCCAGTCATGTTCCTTTACGTCATTGAATAAACTTCGTTTTTATTCCTAGGTAAGCATCTTCGTGTATTTTATGTCTCGTAAATGTCCCTTTAGATTATCGTAGTTCCCTAGGTGCATGAGTTACTTGGAGCATCAAATTTTTGGTTACTTCTTGCTAGGGCTTCGCATCATAAAACCAAAATCAGTTTTCTTGCTTCTGAAATGGGATTGATTTAGTTTAAAGGCTACATAAAAATTTATCCTAGTTATCTCCTGATTAATACTACATCTGTTAGAATCCAATTTTTTCCCCATTCGTTTTTATTAGATTTCTAGCTATTGACATACACTTCAAAGTAAACTGAAGAGAAATCTGAAGAAACTTCTGTGGATTATTGGGAAACTAGATCTTAGGTGTAGGCTGTTAAGTGTCTTCCGTTGAAGGTGGGCTATTTGCATGATTGTATTGTACCGTATAAAGTCCGTTCTGTAAATGCAGTGTGTTAACAGACACCGTTTGATGTGGTTTTCTTCTGACGTGTTGTCTGTGCATATGTAGTCCTATGGTATTGGTGTTCAATATTATATGAACTCATTGGCCTAGGTAAGTTACGTATGTAAGCTGGCCATCACCTATAGAAGTAGCCAAGCTGCACAGGATAGCATGCTGTCTTCATTGGCAAATGCCTTAGACTGAAGGGCACCAGCACTACTGTTCTACCTCGAAATCTGGTCTAGGCCATGCAAAAAGATTTTGGTAAGGTTGGCTTTTCATGATTTTCTAGGTAGGTCTTCAGTTTCTGCCTAGTTTGCTACCCTAGTCTTTCCAGGATGTTCACCAAGGTGGGCATTGCATAGGTAGGGCCAGCTGCTgcggtttttttaaaaagcattaagGTTATCTCCCCCAGAGTTCAAACATCTGTATACCTGGCTATTCAAAGCAGCTTGATACTTAAAACATGTCTAGCAAGCTTAGAAGTATAGGTTTACTCATTAATAGCACCTCGCTGGAAGTGAGAACCCCTTGCCTGCCTGTGAACCAACCTTTTTCTAATCATTCTCAGCTTTAGTCAGTCAGCTGTCAAAGTTTTTCAGTATGGGTGGTGGTGTGCTTGGCAGCATACTGCAGTTGTTTAAAGCAAGACACCTACAGTTTTACCTTTTCATTATTTAGGTAAAGGTTTTATACCGAGTATGTGTCAAAATCCGGCTGAGCTTTTGGCTTGTGAAAAGAAGTAGGTATTGGGTATATTTGTCAAAAACTGTCAAAGATGGGATTGATGAAAGTGGTCCTGAAGGCaccattatttatttaacctTTGGAATCAGACTTTCTGGAAATGTGGCAGGCAGAGGGTTAAGATAAGGGTTTTGACACTTGGATACTTTTAGTTCAAGCGTACtaataatctgaaaaaaaggTAATGTACCTCGTCACTACAAATGTGGGAAGCTCTTTTTGAATTAATTGTAGACATTTCAGCTCTTATTATAAGCATTTTCCTatgattttgtgatttttcttttcagaattgCACACTGTGGTTTTCCAGAGAAATATAGTGGTAAGTTGCTGATCCACTGTAATACAGAGTTGCTTAATGTGCATGTTGAGATTAAGTAGTTCTGCAGGCTAGCTTTTGAGAAATCTGTAATGGGTCAAATAgcatcttttttaaatttgtatggaATCGTAGAACACTAAGTAATTGTTTATTGTGATCCTAGATTGCTTTTAATAGgagtaatgaaaattttttttcagcattctTGACAAGTTGCTTGGAAGACTAGACTGAACTGGTGGCAGCATCCAGGAATGGAAAGCTGGTGGATCTTCTTCAGACTTGTCTTCAATAAAACAATTGATCTAAATTCAGTATTTGTCGTCTTTGTTGCGTGAGTTTTATGCAACCTGTTGAACTTCTCAGAACATGCACTTTTTAAGTACACATATGGTCAGTAGATGATGCTAGTAGTGAAATGCGGCGGCCCTATCAAGCTCTGCAAAAGTGAATGCTTGCATTCTATTTGTGACTGTGAGCTGTTGTGACTGCATGTCACCTTTAAAGGGGGAACTTCCCATGCgaaggaaggtaggagtacacggacTGCTATTGGCCAGTCATCTCTACTACCCGGACAATAAACGGTAGAGATCACAGGTATTGCCGACTAGCTTGGCAATAAAGCTTCCTCACTCGACCAGTACTTGTGTAGGTCTGAAAGCTGAGGTGAAATTACTTCTATTCtaaacatactgtcatggttaGGACTGAGTGTACTtccacaaacaaaactacaatATATGAAGGAGAGAAGGCAGCGCAAATGACGCAAACAAAGataactgaattttcaaacttcattttttttattgcttttttttttcttgtctttctctgtatctctttatctttctttcctcatagGCGGGGATATCAATATCCGGTTTGTAGTCCGTGCTTACATGTACGATCTGTGTGCATCCCACTATAGTTTTGAGTGCGACGGGCATGTACGTGGCAGCTACTTTTGGGAAGTAATCTGTAAACGCACAATAACATCCGAGGCTGGAAGCAAGAGGGCAGAGCTTGTATATACAccgctgttagtttggctctggtgtGGTTTGTTGCAGTTTGGACAACCCAACAATAACGAGCAAGAGAGGGAAAATGagcaacagtaataacaaaataaagtttcagctgaaattcatttaatttatttgcacaacttcaaacaccttcccccttcatctcatgatttacgtaacattacAAGAAATTCAACGTTTCTTATTGGCAGGTGAAGTACAAGTGTGAAAACGAAATCAGcggctggaggcactgtcatacagattgatatataacaaacaaaatcaccttataacaatggaaacacaaaattttacacTGCTAGTGATCCTACatttgatatcacagaataacaaatatgtaaagTGATAAAAATCCGTTATACGATCGagtgggtcttgcagttttagactggaacGAACATGTCTATAGAGACAATACATTTGTCGGTGTAGAGCTGTACCctgattaaaacaattttagttttgaaagtgcaaacatggatataaattattatctcatttatcaACGATACATGTAGttggattttattatttaaattatattattcatttcaaaCTCATCAGAACAACTGTTTCAGTTAACGTGTTTGTTCAACGACTATTCTCCAGACATCCTCTACTAGtttataagttgttttttttaagtgcattgTCCAAGTCGTCTCTGGTTGCGCTGAACacttattttgttgtaatttgaagtagaaTCATCAAGTTCATTCCAGTTtaaaacagcgagacccatgcgGATGTCATGGTGCCTCGTGTTTGTAATGTGAGCACACTTAGGCAGATAGATCAGACacatattaaaactttcaacataaaatgtgtccctggACAGCACGTACGTAGTCCTCTGGATGTTTTTATAAATGACATGGCCGAGAAAGTCGCTCACAAGCTTGACAGCACGGATCCGctagcactattagagatggtaaaTATTGTGATTGCCTGCATGAAGAGGCTTGCttacacttgtcatggatgttttggaaagTGTGTCATACATCCATGCAACAATTAAGTGCCTTAGTCTCACAAGGTTGCCAACCCGATGTTTAATACACTAGTAAACATGATCCCTGACCGCCGCTGTCTTGTCACGGAGCTGAGGGCGCCACGTcttgccgaggttcgctttACTACCTTgcgacagttttttttcatcctagcttctatacttttagcaacgttaatgtttctaacagtctttatttctctctaacttattaattgccacgTTACAGTCGAGAACATCCTGCAGGGTATCAAACATGGACCGTGGGGCTGCTattgtagatggtgaatgggctCGGTCTTACAGGTGTGAAGTGTtgcccatttgtaaaggtacgaacattgTACCCAAACACAGATGTATTTTTTGTCAGTCACCAGgagaataaactgaaaatattgaatgctatcatcccttatgagtaaagaaagatatagagatataaagacagatagacgaaagcaagaaaaataaagttttaaatttcagttgtttttgtcatttccgctgtttatctttttctccctattttatggagaatacgTTCAATAGTCGGTCCTAACCcggacagtatgttcagttgcaaacagtttcacttcagctttctaaacgcCAACAGCAAGTACTCGGCCGAGAAAGACGTTTGATTGCTCGGGTTATTGCCTGTGATCCCCACCCTgactcggggccagggtagcaattagggaaaactaaccgattgtaaaagtcagcaccgtgtactcctaccttctcctcgcacgggcgaaaacattttaacaaatctTTAGTGCAAAGTAAATCCTAACCAATGCATGGTTAGTATTAGAGCTACATAGCTAATTTACTAGGGCTTTCTCAGCCAAACACGTTAGATTTGGCTgcagctacatttttttttcatattcaccATAAAAAGTGGATGTTGAACTTAGTATTTGTAAGCCAAGTTTTGCTGCATAATGGCAAACCCAGCAAAGTGGATTTAACAGATCAtacattttgtacatgaaaattAAATCACAAATGCTTCAAGCAACTAAAAGATTCATACGAAAATTGTGCAAGATGCTATATGCTAAACCAGTGCACAAATCTTTTAAGAACAACAGTCATACAAataagaagaacagaaaaaaagcttttctgtACATCACATCAACTTTAATAGATCCGTTGATGGAAATGATGACGCATGAATGATGTCGTTATTCACAATACCGACACAGTAACAACTTGAGTGTTGATGTAAAATAGAACATAGGCATCTCATTTCCCTGATGTACTTAACTGTCAATGCACAAAGAGTAAAATAACACTTAACCTAAGCTAACAGGTGTATAgtataatgtgtatatatatttataatccAGCCATCATTATAACCTACATAATCCcttttacaacatttaaaaaaaaaaggactataAAAAAATCCTTGGCTGCTAGACATGTATAACAAAATCACTCTTGACACCAGTACTCCAATAAACTAGACAtctgtatttgaaaaaaaaaaaagctggaaaCGCGACAAGGGTGTAGTCTGTGTTTTTGTATCATTTGTTAAGAGACTTCTCCAAAGCGGCTCAGCATGAGCCTGGGTCCTAGCTTGTTCTGACAAAGGCTGGGAAGTGAGTGTAAAGAGCAGAAGCGACCCCCTCTGGTCCTTGACCAAAAGGCCAGGCCCACTTGGGCTAGCTGCCATCCCTCGCTGCCTTGCCTGTCTCCGTGTGTGCACAAAGCCAAGCACTGTTTTCTCAACAGCACATTGCTCTAGGCACACACAGTCTGCCATAGTTGtgcctaaaatattttaaattcccTACAGCCCTGTAAGGCTTTCTATCCACCCCCACCAACTGTCCTGACTTCACCTGCTTTATTATCCCTCTAAACTAGTTCTGCCCCACTGCATCACctaaaattctagctctcaCTTAGCCTGGCTTCAAACATGAGTATGGGATCAATGGATGTCCGTAAGCTTTTTAAATGTCTATACATGACAAAGTGGTCTTAGAAGttaacagaaaaatgaacaTGCATTTTATTG
The Pomacea canaliculata isolate SZHN2017 linkage group LG2, ASM307304v1, whole genome shotgun sequence genome window above contains:
- the LOC112556971 gene encoding heterogeneous nuclear ribonucleoprotein A3 homolog 1-like isoform X1, which codes for MPGFRGGGRGGGGGGGGGGGSRRDFGGGGDQDPNAEQFRKLFIGGLSYETDESSLRAHFEQWGEIVDCVVMRDPNTKRSRGFGFITYKEAESIDHAQGNRPHKVDNREVDTKRAMPREESGRPELQQSVKKMFVGGVKDDTTEDMVRETFAPFGEITSIDLIKDKSTGKTRGFCFVTFEDHDSVDKCVLKKRHELNGRSVEVKKALSKNDMTLGGGGGSSGGGGSRGGRGGARGGGRGGRNDYGGYGGGGGSYGGGSDGYGGGGYGGGGGYGNQGNYGGGYGDYGGGYNNQGGGWNSNFGSNYGDSYGGGAMRSGGYGARGQGPYGTGYGSGGSGGGGGYGGGGYNRR
- the LOC112556971 gene encoding heterogeneous nuclear ribonucleoprotein A1-like isoform X4, which gives rise to MPGFRGGGRGGGGGGGGGGGSRRDFGGGGDQDPNAEQFRKLFIGGLSYETDESSLRAHFEQWGEIVDCVVMRDPNTKRSRGFGFITYKEAESIDHAQGNRPHKVDNREVDTKRAMPREESGRPELQQSVKKMFVGGVKDDTTEDMVRETFAPFGEITSIDLIKDKSTGKTRGFCFVTFEDHDSVDKCVLKKRHELNGRSVEVKKALSKNDMTLGGGGGSSGGGGSRGGRGGARGGGRGGRNDYGGYGGGGGSYGGGSDGYGGGGYGGGGGYGNQGNYGGGYGDYGGGWNSNFGSNYGDSYGGGAMRSGGYGARGQGPYGSYGSGGSGGGGGYGGGGYNRR
- the LOC112556971 gene encoding heterogeneous nuclear ribonucleoprotein A3 homolog 2-like isoform X8; the encoded protein is MPGFRGGGRGGGGGGGGGGGSRRDFGGGGDQDPNAEQFRKLFIGGLSYETDESSLRAHFEQWGEIVDCVVMRDPNTKRSRGFGFITYKEAESIDHAQGNRPHKVDNREVDTKRAMPREESGRPELQQSVKKMFVGGVKDDTTEDMVRETFAPFGEITSIDLIKDKSTGKTRGFCFVTFEDHDSVDKCVLKKRHELNGRSVEVKKALSKNDMTLGGGGGSSGGGGSRGGRGGARGGGRGGGYGGGGGYGNQGNYGGGYGDYGGGWNSNFGSNYGDSYGGGAMRSGGYGARGQGPYGTGYGSGGSGGGGGYGGGGYNRR
- the LOC112556971 gene encoding heterogeneous nuclear ribonucleoprotein A3 homolog 1-like isoform X3; the encoded protein is MPGFRGGGRGGGGGGGGGGGSRRDFGGGGDQDPNAEQFRKLFIGGLSYETDESSLRAHFEQWGEIVDCVVMRDPNTKRSRGFGFITYKEAESIDHAQGNRPHKVDNREVDTKRAMPREESGRPELQQSVKKMFVGGVKDDTTEDMVRETFAPFGEITSIDLIKDKSTGKTRGFCFVTFEDHDSVDKCVLKKRHELNGRSVEVKKALSKNDMTLGGGGGSSGGGGSRGGRGGARGGGRGGRNDYGGYGGGGGSYGGGSDGYGGGGYGGGGGYGNQGNYGGGYGDYGGGWNSNFGSNYGDSYGGGAMRSGGYGARGQGPYGTGYGSGGSGGGGGYGGGGYNRR
- the LOC112556971 gene encoding heterogeneous nuclear ribonucleoprotein A3-like isoform X7, producing the protein MPGFRGGGRGGGGGGGGGGGSRRDFGGGGDQDPNAEQFRKLFIGGLSYETDESSLRAHFEQWGEIVDCVVMRDPNTKRSRGFGFITYKEAESIDHAQGNRPHKVDNREVDTKRAMPREESGRPELQQSVKKMFVGGVKDDTTEDMVRETFAPFGEITSIDLIKDKSTGKTRGFCFVTFEDHDSVDKCVLKKRHELNGRSVEVKKALSKNDMTLGGGGGSSGGGGSRGGRGGARGGGRGGRNDYGGYGGGGGSYGGGSDGYGGGGYGGGGGYGNQGNYGGGYGDYGGGWNSNFGSNYGDSYGGGAMRSGGYGARGQGPYGSRLK
- the LOC112556971 gene encoding heterogeneous nuclear ribonucleoprotein A3 homolog 2-like isoform X6, coding for MPGFRGGGRGGGGGGGGGGGSRRDFGGGGDQDPNAEQFRKLFIGGLSYETDESSLRAHFEQWGEIVDCVVMRDPNTKRSRGFGFITYKEAESIDHAQGNRPHKVDNREVDTKRAMPREESGRPELQQSVKKMFVGGVKDDTTEDMVRETFAPFGEITSIDLIKDKSTGKTRGFCFVTFEDHDSVDKCVLKKRHELNGRSVEVKKALSKNDMTLGGGGGSSGGGGSRGGRGGARGGGRGGGYGGGGGYGNQGNYGGGYGDYGGGYNNQGGGWNSNFGSNYGDSYGGGAMRSGGYGARGQGPYGTGYGSGGSGGGGGYGGGGYNRR
- the LOC112556971 gene encoding heterogeneous nuclear ribonucleoprotein A3-like isoform X5 is translated as MPGFRGGGRGGGGGGGGGGGSRRDFGGGGDQDPNAEQFRKLFIGGLSYETDESSLRAHFEQWGEIVDCVVMRDPNTKRSRGFGFITYKEAESIDHAQGNRPHKVDNREVDTKRAMPREESGRPELQQSVKKMFVGGVKDDTTEDMVRETFAPFGEITSIDLIKDKSTGKTRGFCFVTFEDHDSVDKCVLKKRHELNGRSVEVKKALSKNDMTLGGGGGSSGGGGSRGGRGGARGGGRGGRNDYGGYGGGGGSYGGGSDGYGGGGYGGGGGYGNQGNYGGGYGDYGGGYNNQGGGWNSNFGSNYGDSYGGGAMRSGGYGARGQGPYGSRLK
- the LOC112556971 gene encoding heterogeneous nuclear ribonucleoprotein A1-like isoform X2, with amino-acid sequence MPGFRGGGRGGGGGGGGGGGSRRDFGGGGDQDPNAEQFRKLFIGGLSYETDESSLRAHFEQWGEIVDCVVMRDPNTKRSRGFGFITYKEAESIDHAQGNRPHKVDNREVDTKRAMPREESGRPELQQSVKKMFVGGVKDDTTEDMVRETFAPFGEITSIDLIKDKSTGKTRGFCFVTFEDHDSVDKCVLKKRHELNGRSVEVKKALSKNDMTLGGGGGSSGGGGSRGGRGGARGGGRGGRNDYGGYGGGGGSYGGGSDGYGGGGYGGGGGYGNQGNYGGGYGDYGGGYNNQGGGWNSNFGSNYGDSYGGGAMRSGGYGARGQGPYGSYGSGGSGGGGGYGGGGYNRR